The sequence TATCCCACACGTGTTCCATAATCTCACTTCTTGTCATAATTCTCCTTCGATTGGTGAAAAGGAATTCCAGGAGTGCGAATTCTTTTCCAGAGAGCCCGAGATCTTTTCCTTTACGAAACGCCTTTCTGCCCGCGATATCCAGATCAACGCCATGAACCGTCAACAGAGTCGACTTCTCGCTGGAGGCTCTTCTCGCGAGCGCCCTCACCCTCGCGAGCAGCTCGCCGGCGTGAAAGGGCTTCGGAAGGTAGTCGTCGGCTCCGGTATCGAGGCCTGTGATCTTACTTGAAATATCGTCCAGCGCGGTCAGCATCATGACCGGCGTGCTCAGCTTCCCTTTTCTGATTTGCCTGCACACTTCGAACCCGTCGATGTCGGGAAGCATGAGATCGAGAATGATTACATCATAATCATTTGTCTTTGCCAGGTACACTGCCTCCTTGCCCGCCGCCGTCGCATCTACGGCGAATGACTGGGTCTTAAACAGTTTTACCAGGGTTCTTTGCAGGCTCCTGTCATCTTCGACGAGAAGTATTCTCATCTGCCGGCTCACATAAACTTGGTAACAGTTCTTTGAGGCAAAATTGGCTGTGAGATCGATTCCATCATTTGATTCTCTCCAAGAAAACATACAGCATCGGCAGTTCGAAAAGAAGTAAGAAACTCGACAGAAGGAACCCGCCGATGACCCCGACTGCGAGCGGTTGCTGCATCTGAGCTCCGGCGCCAATACCCAATGCCAACGGCATGAGCGCAAAAACTGCGGCAAAAGTGGTCATCAAGATCGGTCTTGCCCTTACCTTGCACGCCCGAACAATTGTATCGAGTGAATAGCCTTCTTTCCCGCCGATCTCCTGGATCATATGGACTATAAAAACTCCGTTTTCGTGGACGATTCCCACCATCATGATCATTCCCACGAAGCTCGAAATATTGAACGTAATTCCGGTGACAGCGAGCGCGAGCAATACACCGAAAAGAGAAGTCAGGTTTGTCGAATACACCGCGACAGGTACCGTGAAACTTTCAAACTCTATTATCATGAGAGCGATCACAAGGAGAGATGCCGCAATGAGCACGAGAAGAAGACTGGCGAACGATTCCTGCTGACTCTGGAACAATCCTCCAAAAGTGTAAGTAACTCCCTGGGGAAGAACGAGTTTTGACTGCAGCACTTTCTTGATCTCTGCGATCGTACTTCCCAGATCTCTTCCAGTTATCCTCGCGCTTACGGGAAGCATGAGTTTGAGATTCTCCCGGTCAACTTCGCTCTGGCCCTGGAGGACTTCTATTGATGCAACGCTGCTCAATGGAAGGTAGAACCCGTTTGGAGACCGCAGTCTGACATCTTCAATGCTTTCGAGCGAGGCATGGTAATTGTCGGGATACCGTACCCGCACTCCGATCAACTTTTCGCCCTTGAGCACGTAAGTGTCAGCGTTCCCTCTCATGATTGTCGCGAGCTGCGACTGGATGTCGGAAATCGTGAGACCTGCTCGAGCTGCGAGCAGAGTGTTC comes from Candidatus Kryptoniota bacterium and encodes:
- a CDS encoding response regulator transcription factor; this encodes MRILLVEDDRSLQRTLVKLFKTQSFAVDATAAGKEAVYLAKTNDYDVIILDLMLPDIDGFEVCRQIRKGKLSTPVMMLTALDDISSKITGLDTGADDYLPKPFHAGELLARVRALARRASSEKSTLLTVHGVDLDIAGRKAFRKGKDLGLSGKEFALLEFLFTNRRRIMTRSEIMEHVWDMNFDPRSNVVDSFIKLIRKKIEGKSGRRIIRTVRGVGYTIFDEE